From one Lotus japonicus ecotype B-129 chromosome 3, LjGifu_v1.2 genomic stretch:
- the LOC130744726 gene encoding uncharacterized protein LOC130744726, with the protein MGDEPEQDFSIQEGFEIKRIKNDKTRVTAKCAADGCSWRIHASPTPDGKTYKIKTYNLLHSCIRTSKNSNATSTWIANKLESKLKADPNMSYASMKQELLDNYGIEPSNVAQLYRARKRVRQDSKGVHALSYNDLPAWANLAKDTNPGSIIKLELEPRINKNPEFKRFFVCLDAMKKGFVRGCRPWFGIDGCHLKGPYGGVLLSAMAVDGNKGMFPIAFAIVEIECKESWMFFLSLLNDALSSVPEWKDRQVTIMSDMQKGLRNSVAEKFPNAKHRYCCNHLLNNFKLKFKTLLLSTQFWAVAMAYNEFIYGKAMDKLRKLNIEAANWLLDPERPKSMWARHTIDPDCKSDHIDE; encoded by the exons ATGGGTGATGAACCCGAGCAAGATTTTTCTATACAAGAGGGGTTTGAGATTAAAAGGATAAAAAATGACAAGACTAGGGTAACTGCTAAATGTGCAGCAGATGGTTGCTCATGGCGCATCCATGCCTCTCCTACGCCCGATGGGAAGACATATAAGATTAAGACATATAATCTTTTGCATTCCTGCATAAGGACATCCAAGAACTCCAATGCCACATCCACTTGGATTGCAAACAAGTTAGAAAGCAAGTTAAAGGCTGACCCAAATATGAGTTATGCCAGTATGAAACAAGAATTGTTGGATAATTATGGCATAGAACCAAGCAATGTAGCTCAGCTTTATCGTGCAAGAAAAAGGGTGAGACAAGACTCCAAAGGGGTTCATGCACTTTCATATAATGACTTACCGGCTTGGGCTAACCTTGCTAAGGATACAAACCCTGGTTCCATAATTAAGCTAGAGTTGGAACCTAGGATCAATAAAAACCCTGAGTTTAAAAGGTTTTTTGTGTGCTTAGATGCGATGAAAAAGGGATTTGTGAGAGGTTGTAGGCCTTGGTTTGGCATTGATGGCTGCCACCTCAAAGGACCATATGGAGGAGTATTACTTTCAGCTATGGCAGTTGATGGAAACAAAGGCATGTTCCCCATTGCCTTTGCTATTGTTGAAATTGAATGTAAGGAGTCATGGATGTTTTTCTTATCATTGTTGAATGATGCATTGAGTTCTGTTCCTGAATGGAAAGATAGACAAGTGACAATCATGTCAGATATGCAAAAG GGGTTGCGAAATTCAGTTGCAGAAAAATTTCCTAATGCCAAGCATAG GTACTGTTGTAATCATTTGTTGAACAATTTTAAGCTGAAGTTTAAAACACTGCTTCTTAGCACACAATTCTGGGCTGTGGCAATGGCTTATAATGAGTTTATATATGGGAAAGCTATGGACAAACTCAGAAAACTCAATATTGAGGCTGCAAATTGGTTGTTAGATCCTGAAAGGCCTAAAAGCATGTGGGCAAGGCATACTATTGACCCTGATTGCAAATCTGATCAT ATTGATGAGTAG